From Candidatus Babeliales bacterium:
CCATGTTCATTTTATAAACAAAAACGCTACCAAAGCACGCGAAAGACTTTTACAGGCAATTAACCACGAACCGGTTTATCCTTCAGCCTACAACCTTTTAGCATACATTTATGCAGAACAAAATGAGAAGCTTGAGCAAGCGTTAAAATTTGCCAACAAAGCGCTGGCAAAAACACCAGACCGGCACGACTATTTAGATACCAAAGGTTATGTGTTGTTAAAACTTGGCAAAAACCAAGAAGCCATGGGAGTATTTAAACGAGCGCTTGAGTTGGCACCAAACGACAGTATTATTGAACAACATTTAAAACAAGCAAAGTATGACATCAAATAAAAAAACACTCTGTGTTGTTGGCGGGGGCTCGGGTGGCCACGTTATTCCCTGTTTAGTTCTGGGCAAGCGCTGGCTTGAGCAATGCCCGCAGGGCTCTGTTGTTTTGTTGACCAACGTCACGCAACAGCGCCAATGGTTTAACGACGCACTCAGCGAAATGCCGCACCAAAACTTTTCAACCATTTCATTATCGCTGGGCAAACGCTCGGGCTCTGGCATGACCCAGCTTTTTAAAATTCCAATGTTAGTTGGGCAGTTATGCGCTAGTTTTATTAAAAGCTTTATGTTTTTATACAAACTCAAACCAGAAAAAGTTATCTCAACCGGCGGCCTCGTTTCGCTGCCCGTTTGTTTGGCCGCCTGGCTGCAATGCCGACCAATCGAACTTTACGAGCTGAACGCCGAACCTGGCTTGGCGGTAAAATTTTTAGCGCCCTTTGCAACCACCATCGCCCTGCCTTTTGCCAGCGCAC
This genomic window contains:
- a CDS encoding UDP-N-acetylglucosamine--N-acetylmuramyl-(pentapeptide) pyrophosphoryl-undecaprenol N-acetylglucosamine transferase, which gives rise to MTSNKKTLCVVGGGSGGHVIPCLVLGKRWLEQCPQGSVVLLTNVTQQRQWFNDALSEMPHQNFSTISLSLGKRSGSGMTQLFKIPMLVGQLCASFIKSFMFLYKLKPEKVISTGGLVSLPVCLAAWLQCRPIELYELNAEPGLAVKFLAPFATTIALPFASAHPSLPAKKCQMHSYPLRYTPADRDDSLFDKNMLLQNLGFDAHRKTLLILGGSQGSVSLNKTLKDFFMGTDGAKNSLQVIH